In Amycolatopsis coloradensis, one genomic interval encodes:
- a CDS encoding helix-turn-helix transcriptional regulator, with amino-acid sequence MPKTSARLLSMLSLLQARRDWPGALLAERLDISPRTVRRDVDRLRELGYPIATIKGPDGGYRLDAGSELPPLLFDDDQAVALAVALQIATTSGAGIEEAAMRALNTVRQVMPSRLRRRIDTLRVTAVESPASRSGPRVDGDVLLALGAAVHAREVLRFDYADAPRRAEPHHLVTWHGRWYLVAWDLDRADWRTFRADRISPRTPTGPRFTPRELPAPNVATFVASRFRGASESGEWPCRGEVVLDLPAATVSHYVRDGVVEELGPDRCRLLLGSWSWAGLAASIGRFDADIEVVGPPELQDAFAVLARRYAKAARIG; translated from the coding sequence ATGCCGAAAACCTCCGCGCGCCTGCTCTCGATGCTGTCGTTGCTGCAGGCCCGCCGTGACTGGCCGGGAGCGCTACTGGCCGAGCGGCTGGACATCAGCCCGCGCACCGTACGGCGCGACGTCGACAGGTTGCGCGAACTCGGCTACCCCATCGCGACCATCAAAGGCCCCGACGGCGGGTACCGGCTCGACGCCGGGTCCGAACTGCCGCCGCTCCTGTTCGACGACGACCAGGCGGTCGCGCTGGCCGTCGCGCTCCAGATCGCCACCACCAGCGGCGCGGGGATCGAGGAAGCGGCGATGCGGGCACTGAACACCGTCCGGCAGGTGATGCCCTCCCGGCTGCGGCGCCGGATCGACACCCTGCGGGTCACGGCCGTCGAATCGCCCGCGAGCCGGTCGGGCCCCCGCGTCGACGGCGACGTCCTGCTCGCGCTCGGCGCGGCCGTGCACGCCCGCGAGGTCCTGCGGTTCGACTACGCGGACGCGCCGCGCCGGGCGGAACCGCATCACCTCGTCACCTGGCATGGCCGCTGGTATCTCGTCGCGTGGGATCTGGATCGCGCGGACTGGCGCACCTTCCGGGCCGACCGGATCTCCCCGCGCACCCCGACCGGTCCGCGGTTCACACCACGTGAACTCCCGGCCCCCAATGTCGCCACCTTCGTCGCGAGCCGCTTCCGTGGTGCGTCCGAGTCCGGCGAGTGGCCGTGCCGCGGCGAAGTCGTCCTCGACCTTCCCGCGGCCACCGTGTCCCACTACGTCCGCGACGGTGTCGTCGAAGAACTCGGGCCGGATCGGTGCCGTCTGCTGCTGGGGTCGTGGTCGTGGGCCGGGCTCGCGGCGAGTATCGGCCGCTTCGACGCCGACATCGAGGTCGTCGGGCCTCCCGAACTCCAGGACGCCTTCGCCGTTCTGGCCCGCCGCTACGCGAAGGCGGCCCGGATCGGCTGA
- a CDS encoding NAD(P)/FAD-dependent oxidoreductase: MTQTVDRIEATGSPQARVDAWLSRFESALAARDVEAVAALFAVDSYWRDLVAFTWTIKTVEGRDEVAGMLGACLDRIDPSGFRTTETPTEADGVTEAWLEFETATGRGKGHLRLKDEGAWTLLTSLRELKGFEERRNEQRPKGVEHGVVRGRKSWAEKREEEQTRLGYEQQPYVVVIGGGQGGIALGARLRQLDVPTLVLERNERPGDSWRKRYKNLCLHDPVWYDHLPYLPFPDNWPVFAPKDKIADWLEMYTRLMEVPYWTGTEVTSASWDEEQRQWLVTVVREGEELVLTPRHVVFATGMSGKPNLPSFPGMDVFEGDQHHSSQHPGPDSYAGKQAVVVGSNNSAHDICAALWEHGADVTMVQRSSTHVVKSDSLMELGLGDLYSERAVRSGITTDKADMIFASIPYRIMPQFQIPVYDAIRERDKDFYARLEAAGFQHDWGDDGSGLFLKYLRRGSGYYIDVGASELVADGKIKLAHGQVDHLTRDAVVLSDGTELKADLVVYATGYGSMNGWVADLVGQETADLVGKCWGLGSGTTKDPGPWEGEQRNMWKPTRKEGLWFHGGNLHQSRHYSLYLALQLKARYEGIPTPVYGLQEVHHKA; the protein is encoded by the coding sequence ATGACACAGACGGTGGACCGGATCGAGGCGACGGGCTCGCCGCAGGCTCGGGTGGACGCCTGGCTGAGCCGGTTCGAATCGGCCCTCGCCGCCCGCGACGTCGAAGCCGTCGCCGCGCTTTTCGCCGTCGACAGTTACTGGCGTGACCTGGTCGCCTTCACCTGGACGATCAAGACGGTCGAAGGCCGTGACGAGGTGGCCGGAATGCTCGGCGCGTGCCTCGACCGGATCGACCCGTCCGGGTTCCGTACGACCGAGACGCCGACCGAAGCCGACGGCGTGACCGAAGCGTGGCTCGAATTCGAAACCGCGACCGGACGCGGGAAGGGGCACTTGAGGCTGAAGGACGAAGGCGCCTGGACGCTGCTGACGAGTTTGCGCGAGCTCAAAGGTTTCGAGGAACGTCGCAACGAGCAGCGGCCGAAGGGTGTCGAGCACGGCGTCGTACGCGGCCGGAAGTCCTGGGCCGAGAAGCGCGAGGAGGAACAGACCCGGCTCGGCTACGAGCAGCAGCCGTACGTCGTCGTCATCGGCGGCGGACAGGGCGGGATCGCGCTCGGCGCCAGGCTGCGGCAGCTCGACGTGCCCACGCTGGTCCTGGAGCGCAACGAACGGCCGGGCGATTCATGGCGCAAGCGGTACAAGAACCTCTGCCTGCACGACCCGGTCTGGTACGACCACCTGCCGTACCTGCCGTTCCCGGACAACTGGCCGGTGTTCGCGCCCAAGGACAAGATCGCCGACTGGCTCGAGATGTACACGCGGCTCATGGAAGTGCCGTACTGGACCGGCACCGAGGTCACCTCGGCGTCCTGGGACGAGGAACAGCGGCAGTGGCTCGTGACCGTGGTCCGCGAGGGCGAGGAACTGGTGCTCACGCCACGGCACGTCGTGTTCGCGACCGGGATGTCGGGCAAGCCGAATCTCCCGTCGTTCCCCGGGATGGACGTGTTCGAGGGCGATCAGCATCATTCGTCCCAGCACCCCGGCCCGGATTCCTACGCGGGCAAGCAGGCCGTCGTGGTCGGCTCCAACAACTCCGCGCACGACATCTGCGCGGCACTGTGGGAACACGGCGCGGACGTCACCATGGTGCAGCGGTCCTCCACGCATGTGGTGAAGTCGGATTCGTTGATGGAGCTGGGACTCGGCGATCTGTACTCGGAACGCGCGGTGCGGTCGGGGATCACCACCGACAAGGCGGACATGATCTTCGCGTCGATCCCGTACCGGATCATGCCGCAGTTCCAGATCCCGGTGTACGACGCGATCCGTGAGCGGGACAAGGACTTCTACGCGCGGCTGGAAGCGGCCGGGTTCCAGCACGACTGGGGCGACGACGGATCCGGCCTGTTCCTGAAGTACCTGCGCCGCGGCTCCGGCTACTACATCGACGTCGGAGCGTCGGAACTGGTCGCCGACGGGAAGATCAAACTGGCCCACGGACAGGTCGACCATCTGACGCGGGACGCGGTGGTGCTGTCCGACGGCACGGAACTGAAGGCGGACCTCGTCGTCTACGCCACCGGCTACGGCTCGATGAACGGCTGGGTCGCCGACCTCGTCGGGCAGGAGACCGCGGACCTCGTCGGCAAGTGCTGGGGCCTGGGCTCCGGGACCACGAAGGACCCCGGGCCGTGGGAGGGGGAACAGCGCAACATGTGGAAGCCCACGCGGAAGGAAGGCCTGTGGTTCCACGGCGGGAATCTGCACCAGTCGCGCCATTACTCGCTTTACCTCGCGCTGCAACTGAAAGCGCGTTACGAGGGCATCCCGACACCGGTGTACGGCCTCCAGGAGGTGCACCACAAGGCGTGA
- a CDS encoding transcriptional regulator, which translates to MSLYSSVPPGVDLPMHARDLIRMHEAVIGGGRPRVRPRPLVSRSWSRMLSLGLAADGVNTRDSVPLDEVGRRRRASPLRLVVEDLGQVVGATADTANMLLVVTDAEGIILWRVGSPAVRRRADTLGFTEGAVWTESRVGTNAIGTALAEAAPVELLAGEHFEQGQHPWYCTASPVHDPRTGELLGVIDVSGPALTLHPAIGALVETGRRLVESELWRHHQQGLDRLRRTAEPVVTGVGGPVLLVDDDGWVAHSAGVASGARIAAPAEGQILAVPGLGACLPERLAEGWLVRPADTARRVRLDLELGHAPMLRMASGDVGWVRTVTPRHAEILVHLNTAGLSGLSAEALSRALYGDAEHLVTVRAEVSRLRRLLGAIVDTRPYRLAAGVTLTVHKGLKVGG; encoded by the coding sequence GTGAGCTTGTACAGCTCGGTCCCGCCCGGCGTCGACCTGCCGATGCACGCCCGGGACCTGATCCGCATGCACGAAGCCGTGATCGGCGGCGGCCGTCCACGGGTCCGGCCGCGGCCGCTGGTGTCGCGGTCGTGGTCACGGATGCTGAGCCTCGGGCTCGCCGCCGACGGGGTGAACACCCGGGATTCGGTGCCGCTCGACGAGGTCGGCCGCCGTCGCCGCGCCTCCCCGCTGCGGCTGGTGGTGGAAGACCTCGGACAGGTGGTCGGCGCGACGGCCGACACCGCGAACATGCTTCTGGTGGTGACAGACGCCGAGGGGATCATCCTCTGGCGGGTGGGATCGCCCGCCGTACGGCGCCGGGCCGACACCTTGGGCTTCACCGAAGGTGCCGTCTGGACCGAGAGCAGGGTCGGCACCAACGCGATCGGCACCGCGCTCGCCGAGGCCGCGCCCGTGGAACTGCTCGCCGGTGAACACTTCGAACAGGGCCAGCATCCCTGGTATTGCACCGCCTCGCCGGTGCACGATCCGCGCACCGGCGAACTCCTCGGCGTGATCGACGTCAGCGGTCCCGCGCTGACGCTGCACCCGGCGATCGGCGCGTTGGTGGAGACCGGGCGGCGCCTGGTCGAATCCGAACTCTGGCGGCACCATCAGCAGGGTCTCGACCGGTTGCGCCGGACCGCCGAACCGGTGGTGACCGGCGTCGGCGGCCCGGTACTGCTGGTGGACGACGACGGCTGGGTGGCCCACTCCGCCGGCGTCGCCTCCGGCGCGCGGATCGCCGCGCCGGCGGAAGGACAGATCCTCGCCGTGCCGGGACTCGGCGCCTGCCTGCCCGAACGGCTGGCCGAAGGCTGGCTCGTCCGCCCTGCCGACACCGCGCGCCGCGTCCGGCTGGACCTCGAACTCGGCCACGCGCCGATGCTGCGGATGGCGTCGGGCGACGTCGGCTGGGTCCGCACGGTGACGCCCCGGCACGCGGAGATCCTGGTACACCTCAACACGGCGGGCCTGTCCGGGCTTTCGGCCGAGGCGCTCAGCCGGGCGCTCTACGGCGACGCCGAACACCTCGTCACCGTCCGCGCCGAGGTCTCCCGGCTGCGACGGCTGCTCGGCGCCATTGTGGACACCCGGCCGTACCGGCTGGCCGCGGGTGTCACCCTGACAGTCCACAAAGGACTTAAAGTGGGCGGCTGA
- a CDS encoding cation:proton antiporter: MEILLAGAGVLALCAAVLPNLLHERALSMPLVLLVGGLVFGLLPFGHPYGQGVLDPRSQVGAVEVITELGVLVSLVGAGLKSDRPFGWRSWNSTWRLLAITLPLSVCAVALLGWWALALSPAAALLLGAVLSPTDPVLASDVQVPAPHTDDGRGSDNEIRFTLTSEAGLNDGLAMPFVLLALVLAGTASTSPVPWLLTEVVIPLAVAVLVGFACGRLLSWLMFRVRHDRLRLGEYSDGLVVLAIAFLPFALCEWLGGIGFVAVFTAAATIRASERSHEYHGVLHEFGDQLERLFVALALLGLGVALGDGLLDGLKLVEVLVAVAAVGIVRPLFGGLALLGGDATTRPAAVAIAFFGIRGIGSLYYLAYALGHGDFPMADSLWRVTALTIAVSVLVHGLLSGPVMRKLEHRGMQNFENG, translated from the coding sequence ATGGAGATCTTGCTCGCCGGGGCAGGCGTTCTGGCGCTGTGTGCCGCCGTGCTGCCGAACCTGTTGCACGAACGCGCGCTTTCGATGCCGTTGGTCCTCCTGGTCGGCGGGCTCGTTTTCGGGCTGCTCCCGTTCGGACACCCCTATGGTCAGGGGGTGCTCGACCCGCGGTCGCAGGTGGGCGCGGTCGAAGTGATCACCGAGCTCGGCGTGCTGGTGTCACTGGTCGGCGCGGGGTTGAAATCCGACCGGCCGTTCGGCTGGCGGTCGTGGAACTCGACCTGGCGGCTGCTGGCGATCACGCTTCCACTGTCGGTCTGCGCGGTCGCCCTGCTCGGCTGGTGGGCGCTCGCCCTGTCCCCCGCCGCCGCGCTGCTGCTGGGCGCCGTGCTGTCGCCGACCGACCCGGTGCTGGCGAGCGACGTCCAGGTGCCCGCCCCGCATACCGACGACGGCCGGGGCTCGGACAACGAAATCAGGTTCACCCTGACCTCGGAAGCCGGGCTGAACGACGGACTGGCGATGCCGTTCGTGCTGCTGGCCCTCGTGCTGGCCGGAACGGCGAGTACGTCCCCCGTGCCCTGGCTGCTGACCGAGGTCGTGATTCCGCTCGCGGTCGCGGTGCTGGTCGGCTTCGCCTGTGGCCGGCTGTTGTCCTGGCTGATGTTCCGGGTGCGGCACGACAGGCTGCGCCTGGGCGAATACTCCGACGGGCTGGTAGTGCTGGCCATCGCGTTCCTCCCCTTCGCGCTCTGCGAATGGCTGGGCGGCATCGGCTTCGTCGCGGTGTTCACCGCGGCCGCGACGATCCGCGCCAGCGAGCGCTCGCACGAGTACCACGGAGTGCTGCACGAATTCGGCGATCAGCTGGAACGGCTCTTCGTGGCGCTGGCCTTGCTCGGTCTCGGCGTCGCACTGGGCGACGGGCTACTGGACGGGCTGAAACTCGTCGAAGTCCTGGTGGCGGTCGCGGCCGTGGGCATCGTCCGCCCGTTGTTCGGCGGACTGGCCCTGCTCGGCGGCGACGCCACCACCCGCCCGGCTGCGGTGGCGATCGCGTTCTTCGGTATCCGCGGGATCGGCAGTCTCTACTACCTCGCCTACGCACTGGGGCACGGCGACTTCCCGATGGCCGACTCGCTGTGGCGGGTCACTGCGCTGACGATCGCGGTTTCGGTGCTAGTGCACGGGCTACTGTCCGGCCCGGTGATGCGCAAACTGGAGCACCGGGGGATGCAGAACTTCGAGAACGGGTGA
- a CDS encoding SRPBCC family protein: MVTKPRDSLTYSEPIATGAVTIDTAPEQVYRLVSDPVAMSECTEELRKARWIRGATEARVGNWFAGSNRNGWRRWVTHAEITEAEPGRRFAYRVRTPFFVPISRWEYEIVPEGDGTRLAVANWLLVPPWFVPIAILITGEPDRAGTNRANIAATLERVKARLEGREWHR; the protein is encoded by the coding sequence ATGGTGACGAAGCCGAGGGACAGCCTGACCTACAGCGAACCGATCGCGACCGGGGCGGTCACGATCGACACCGCCCCCGAGCAGGTGTACCGGCTCGTCAGCGATCCGGTCGCGATGTCGGAGTGCACCGAAGAGCTCCGCAAGGCACGCTGGATCCGCGGCGCGACCGAGGCGCGCGTCGGGAACTGGTTCGCCGGGAGCAACCGCAACGGATGGCGGCGCTGGGTGACGCACGCCGAGATCACCGAGGCCGAACCCGGCCGCCGGTTCGCCTACCGGGTGCGGACCCCGTTCTTCGTGCCGATTTCCCGGTGGGAGTACGAAATCGTCCCGGAAGGCGACGGCACCCGGCTCGCCGTGGCGAACTGGTTGCTCGTGCCGCCGTGGTTCGTCCCGATCGCCATCCTCATCACCGGCGAGCCCGATCGGGCCGGGACCAACCGGGCCAACATCGCCGCCACGCTGGAGCGGGTGAAGGCCCGGCTCGAGGGCCGTGAGTGGCACCGCTAG
- a CDS encoding nitrate reductase: MNANPVPERIAEVWGERTPYRRGDTWPRRTDSHLEAGVGESDVDRWVQSACVLCSNGCACDIAVKDGRMVGVRGRETDLVNHGRMGPKGLYGSWQWNGKDRLTRPLIRRDGELVEAGWDTAMGLIVRRSTELLDEAGPLSHGFYTSGQLFLEEYYTLGVIGKAGLGTPHMDGNTRLCTATSAASMKESFGSDGQPGTYADIDHCDALFLFGHNMAETQTVLWSRVLDRLAGPEPPVVVVVDPRRTKVAEAAVESGGLHLAPLPGTNQALMNGLVRELIVNERVDEDYVSAHTLGFPELEKTVEPYTPGHVGEICGIDPDALVRAAEIFGTAERVLSTVLQGFYQSHQATAAACQVNNLHLLRGMIGRPGGGVLQMNGQPTAQNTRECGADGDLPGFRNWENPGHVRQLAELWNIDPMTIPHWSPPTHAMQIWRYAEQGSIRFLWISATNPAVSMPELPRIREILGKKDLFVVVQDGFRTETAEFADVVLPAALWGEKQGTFTNANRTVHLSEKAVDPPGEARADLDIFLDYARRMDFRDRDGDPLIGWRTPEEAFRAWQECSRGRLCDYSGLSYGKLRGGSGIQWPCDQERPDGTERLYADGVFTTKTDACEDYGHDLLTGGTVSAREHKALRPDGRAFLKAAEYTPPPEEPGQRYPFVCTTGRTVYHFHTRTKTGRAPKLRRAAPEPWAELAAADAAELGVTDGDLVRVESARGGVEVPARIGRVRPGVVFLPFHYGYWDTGGEDRPRAANELTMTEWDPVSKQPLFKIGAVRVRKVEG, encoded by the coding sequence ATGAACGCAAACCCGGTGCCGGAGCGGATCGCGGAAGTCTGGGGAGAACGGACGCCGTACCGGCGTGGGGACACTTGGCCCCGCAGAACGGACTCGCATCTGGAAGCAGGTGTCGGGGAATCCGATGTGGACCGATGGGTCCAGTCGGCCTGCGTGTTGTGCAGCAACGGATGCGCGTGCGACATAGCGGTGAAGGACGGCCGGATGGTCGGTGTCCGCGGCCGCGAGACCGACCTCGTCAACCACGGCAGGATGGGTCCCAAGGGCCTCTACGGATCGTGGCAGTGGAACGGGAAGGACCGGCTGACGCGGCCGTTGATCCGTCGCGACGGTGAACTTGTGGAAGCCGGTTGGGATACCGCGATGGGCCTGATCGTGCGGCGCTCCACGGAACTGCTGGACGAGGCCGGGCCGTTGTCGCACGGGTTCTACACCAGCGGCCAGCTGTTCCTGGAGGAGTACTACACGCTCGGCGTCATCGGCAAAGCCGGCCTCGGCACACCGCATATGGACGGCAACACCCGGCTGTGCACGGCGACCTCCGCCGCCTCGATGAAGGAGAGTTTCGGTTCCGACGGCCAGCCCGGGACGTACGCCGACATCGACCACTGCGACGCGCTCTTCCTGTTCGGCCACAACATGGCCGAGACGCAGACGGTGTTGTGGAGCCGTGTCCTCGACCGGCTGGCCGGGCCGGAGCCACCCGTGGTCGTCGTGGTCGATCCGAGGCGGACGAAGGTCGCCGAGGCGGCGGTGGAATCCGGTGGTCTCCACCTCGCCCCGCTGCCCGGCACCAACCAGGCACTGATGAACGGCCTGGTCCGCGAGCTGATCGTGAACGAACGGGTCGACGAGGACTACGTTTCCGCGCACACCCTCGGTTTCCCCGAACTCGAAAAGACCGTCGAGCCGTACACCCCCGGTCACGTCGGCGAGATCTGCGGGATCGACCCGGACGCGCTGGTGCGGGCCGCGGAGATCTTCGGCACGGCCGAGCGGGTGCTGTCGACCGTGCTGCAGGGTTTCTATCAGTCGCATCAGGCGACGGCGGCGGCCTGCCAGGTCAACAACCTGCATCTGCTGCGGGGGATGATCGGCAGGCCGGGCGGCGGAGTGCTGCAGATGAACGGCCAGCCCACCGCGCAGAACACGCGCGAATGCGGCGCCGACGGCGACCTTCCCGGGTTCCGCAACTGGGAGAATCCCGGGCACGTCCGGCAGCTGGCCGAGCTGTGGAACATCGATCCGATGACCATCCCGCACTGGTCGCCGCCGACGCACGCCATGCAGATCTGGCGGTACGCGGAGCAGGGTTCGATCCGGTTCCTCTGGATCTCGGCCACCAATCCGGCCGTCTCCATGCCGGAATTGCCGCGTATCCGGGAGATCCTCGGCAAGAAGGACCTGTTCGTCGTGGTGCAGGACGGTTTCCGGACCGAGACGGCCGAGTTCGCCGACGTCGTGCTCCCCGCCGCGCTCTGGGGCGAGAAACAGGGGACCTTCACCAACGCCAACCGGACGGTGCATCTTTCGGAGAAGGCGGTCGACCCGCCCGGGGAGGCCCGCGCCGATCTGGACATCTTCCTCGACTACGCGCGGCGGATGGACTTCCGCGATCGTGACGGCGACCCGCTGATCGGCTGGCGGACCCCCGAGGAGGCCTTCCGCGCCTGGCAGGAGTGCAGCCGGGGCCGGTTGTGCGACTACAGCGGGCTGTCGTACGGCAAACTTCGCGGCGGCAGCGGGATCCAATGGCCTTGCGACCAAGAGCGCCCGGACGGGACCGAACGGCTCTACGCGGACGGCGTGTTCACCACGAAGACGGACGCGTGCGAGGACTACGGCCACGACCTGCTCACCGGCGGCACGGTATCGGCTCGGGAACACAAGGCCTTGCGTCCGGACGGGCGCGCTTTCCTCAAAGCCGCCGAATACACGCCTCCGCCGGAGGAACCCGGCCAGCGGTATCCGTTCGTCTGCACGACCGGGCGCACGGTGTACCACTTCCACACCCGCACCAAGACCGGACGCGCCCCGAAACTCCGGCGGGCCGCACCGGAGCCCTGGGCGGAACTCGCCGCGGCCGACGCCGCCGAACTCGGGGTCACGGACGGGGATCTCGTCCGGGTCGAGTCGGCGAGGGGCGGTGTCGAGGTGCCGGCGCGGATCGGCCGGGTCCGTCCCGGCGTCGTGTTCCTGCCGTTCCACTACGGCTATTGGGACACCGGCGGTGAAGATCGTCCGCGCGCCGCCAACGAGCTGACCATGACCGAATGGGATCCGGTGTCCAAACAGCCGTTGTTCAAGATCGGTGCCGTCCGCGTCCGCAAGGTGGAGGGCTGA
- a CDS encoding DUF4230 domain-containing protein yields MSVKKRWVRLGAFALVGLLILAVALRITGLLPKLDPFGTSTVDRSQPAVLQAVRDLSRYHAAAGDYQVVVDIEKDVEWVPASIAGERTLFVAAGSVDAYVDFGPLVENSLTVSEERRSVEVRLPEPKLAKPTLDHERSYVFGQERGLIDRLGALVSAQDQRPFYLAAEKRIGEAAQHSGLLERAKANTKVMLTQLLRALGFQVTFAAEPAT; encoded by the coding sequence GTGAGCGTGAAGAAGCGCTGGGTGCGTCTCGGGGCGTTCGCGCTGGTCGGGCTCCTGATCCTCGCGGTGGCACTGCGGATCACCGGGCTGCTGCCGAAGCTCGATCCGTTCGGGACGTCCACTGTGGACCGTTCGCAGCCCGCGGTGCTCCAGGCGGTCCGGGATCTGAGCCGGTATCACGCGGCGGCCGGTGACTACCAGGTCGTCGTCGACATCGAGAAGGACGTCGAGTGGGTGCCCGCGAGCATCGCCGGGGAACGTACCCTGTTCGTCGCGGCGGGCTCTGTCGACGCGTACGTCGATTTCGGCCCGCTGGTGGAGAATTCGCTGACCGTGTCCGAGGAGCGGCGGTCGGTCGAGGTGCGGCTGCCCGAGCCGAAGCTCGCGAAACCCACCTTGGACCACGAACGCAGCTACGTCTTCGGTCAGGAGCGCGGCTTGATCGACCGGCTCGGCGCCCTGGTTTCCGCGCAGGACCAGCGGCCGTTCTACCTCGCCGCGGAGAAACGCATCGGTGAGGCCGCGCAGCACTCCGGTCTGCTCGAACGCGCCAAAGCCAACACGAAGGTGATGCTCACGCAGCTACTGCGGGCGCTGGGCTTCCAGGTCACCTTCGCGGCGGAACCGGCCACCTGA
- the mptB gene encoding polyprenol phosphomannose-dependent alpha 1,6 mannosyltransferase MptB encodes MQNVLPAPDKTGLNISALHWAGFLGIAVLVLVTSGIGLPSVLVVALGVAGMATLVLSWLGIGRLAAGLPERRLYWIAVSWCAPLLVARPLFSGDINSYLAQGLIAAKGFDTYLVGPAEALGADSPVTMAVSHYWRDTPAPYGPAFVALARTIAHVAGDAFVPTVLLHRLLGLIGIVLMAWALPRLARRVGVSPSIALWLALLNPLVLWHVVAGVHNDGLMVGLMVAGLELVLMGAAKTGVARPALIAAGVIAVSAAANIKIVAVAGLLFVGVGLFRRATPAGRVAVALGLPAGFAAVTAAISLGSGLGFGWVRVLSGVSGQVHSWMAPTNELGFLVGGLGKIFGADLTDGAIKVFSLIGAIIGLAVGARLLWLTYREKLHPLYGAGLTFAAMLVLGPVVQPWYLLWTVALLAVSLTTDRGRRLLVVVSAVFGVLLPPANGGAVSLALGYLIAIVLVGGTLFLLERKGLLPEIRLRKSRT; translated from the coding sequence ATGCAGAACGTCTTGCCCGCGCCGGATAAGACCGGGCTGAACATCTCGGCGTTGCACTGGGCGGGTTTCCTCGGAATCGCCGTGCTGGTGCTGGTCACGTCCGGGATCGGCCTCCCCTCGGTGCTGGTGGTGGCGCTGGGCGTCGCCGGGATGGCCACCCTCGTGCTCTCCTGGCTCGGCATCGGACGGCTCGCCGCAGGACTGCCCGAGCGGCGGCTGTACTGGATCGCGGTCTCGTGGTGCGCGCCGCTGCTGGTCGCGCGCCCGCTGTTCAGCGGCGACATCAACAGCTATCTGGCACAGGGTCTGATCGCGGCCAAGGGATTCGACACCTATCTCGTGGGGCCCGCCGAGGCGCTCGGCGCCGATTCGCCGGTGACGATGGCGGTCAGCCACTACTGGCGGGACACGCCCGCACCCTACGGTCCCGCGTTCGTCGCGCTGGCCCGCACGATCGCCCACGTCGCCGGGGACGCCTTCGTGCCGACGGTGCTGCTGCACCGGCTGCTCGGGCTGATCGGAATCGTGCTGATGGCGTGGGCGCTCCCCCGGCTCGCCCGCCGCGTCGGGGTCTCGCCGTCGATCGCGCTGTGGCTGGCCCTGCTCAACCCGCTCGTGCTGTGGCACGTCGTGGCGGGCGTGCACAACGACGGGCTCATGGTCGGGCTGATGGTCGCCGGGCTGGAACTCGTCCTCATGGGCGCGGCGAAGACCGGCGTGGCCAGGCCCGCGCTGATCGCGGCCGGAGTGATCGCGGTGAGCGCCGCCGCGAACATCAAGATCGTGGCCGTCGCCGGGCTGCTGTTCGTCGGCGTCGGCCTGTTCCGCCGGGCGACACCCGCCGGCCGGGTCGCGGTCGCGCTCGGGCTGCCCGCCGGTTTCGCCGCCGTCACCGCGGCGATCTCGCTCGGCAGCGGGCTCGGCTTCGGCTGGGTGCGCGTGCTGTCCGGGGTTTCCGGCCAGGTCCACAGCTGGATGGCCCCCACCAACGAACTCGGCTTCCTCGTCGGCGGGCTGGGCAAGATCTTCGGGGCCGACCTGACCGACGGCGCGATCAAGGTGTTCTCCCTGATCGGCGCGATCATCGGACTCGCCGTGGGCGCCAGGCTGTTGTGGCTCACCTACCGCGAGAAGCTGCACCCCCTCTACGGCGCGGGGCTGACCTTCGCCGCGATGCTGGTCCTCGGGCCGGTCGTCCAGCCCTGGTATCTCTTGTGGACGGTCGCCCTGCTGGCCGTGAGCCTCACGACCGACCGCGGGCGCCGGCTCCTCGTCGTCGTCAGCGCGGTGTTCGGTGTTCTGCTCCCGCCCGCGAACGGCGGTGCCGTCTCCTTGGCGCTGGGCTACCTGATCGCCATCGTGCTCGTCGGCGGCACTTTGTTCTTGCTCGAGCGAAAGGGCCTCTTGCCGGAGATCAGGCTCCGCAAGAGCCGGACGTAA
- a CDS encoding SRPBCC family protein, protein MRVWNRHHRIVDVAQERAGALIDTLSTDGDRLWPVDTWPPLRFDRPLGVGAGGGHGPVRYHVESYDPGRSVRFRFSAPRGFDGFHEFTLRATEGGETELAHLMVLRLRHPAWFTYPLLWRPMHDALLEDCLDRAERELTGTVAKPARWSLYVRLLRSLISGKRPFRSSKNKVPPTSTMAIR, encoded by the coding sequence ATGCGCGTGTGGAACAGGCATCACCGGATCGTCGACGTGGCACAGGAGCGTGCCGGTGCGCTGATCGACACTCTGTCCACGGACGGAGACAGGCTCTGGCCCGTCGACACGTGGCCGCCGTTGCGGTTCGACCGGCCACTCGGGGTGGGGGCCGGCGGCGGGCACGGACCGGTGCGGTACCACGTGGAGTCCTACGATCCCGGAAGGTCCGTGCGGTTCAGGTTCAGCGCTCCCCGCGGCTTCGACGGGTTCCACGAATTCACCCTGCGCGCGACGGAAGGCGGGGAGACCGAACTCGCGCATCTCATGGTGCTGCGGCTTCGGCACCCGGCCTGGTTCACCTATCCGCTGCTGTGGCGGCCGATGCACGACGCGCTGCTGGAAGACTGCCTCGACCGTGCCGAGCGTGAACTCACCGGCACGGTCGCGAAGCCCGCGCGATGGAGCCTTTACGTCCGGCTCTTGCGGAGCCTGATCTCCGGCAAGAGGCCCTTTCGCTCGAGCAAGAACAAAGTGCCGCCGACGAGCACGATGGCGATCAGGTAG